From the Gasterosteus aculeatus chromosome 13, fGasAcu3.hap1.1, whole genome shotgun sequence genome, one window contains:
- the smyd1b gene encoding histone-lysine N-methyltransferase SMYD1b isoform X1, with protein MENVAIFDSPGKGRGLKATKEFWAGDVIFAEPSVAAVVFDSLLERVCHSCFRQQDKLQRCGQCKVAHYCDRTCQRAGWAEHKQECGAIKAYGKTPNENIRLAARILWRLDKEGSIMSDMQLITLDELEDHIPDMQEDDLKDLKVDIHNFLDYWPRTSKQHNIDDISHIFGVINCNGFTVSDQRGLQAVGVGLFLNLCLVNHNCWPNCTVILNHGNQSAVNTMFHSQRRIELRSLGKIEEGEELTVSYVDFLNLSEERQRQLKTQYFFDCTCEHCKNHIKDDLKLGGVAEVDGVKPTEEQVKEATEYCFQMLEKMESARLKGDYHEVVKICKECIEKTEPVLADTHIYQLRMWSTLSEVQAYLQFFTDAADYSRKMVEGYMKLYPPNNAALGMASMRAGVSHWQAGEIEVGHAMVCRAYAILMVTHGPTHPITKDLEAMRVQTEMELRMFKQNEYVYHSMREAALKNKPMAMMHEPRSVDEGIKNLFHRKK; from the exons ATGGAGAACGTGGCGATATTTGACTCACCTGGAAAGGGACGGGGTCTGAAGGCGACCAAGGAGTTCTGGGCCGGAGACGTCATTTTTGCCGAGCCTAGTGTTGCAGCTGTTGTGTTTGACAG CCTTCTAGAGCGTGTTTGCCACAGCTGTTTCCGCCAACAAGACAAACTCCAGAGGTGCGGCCAGTGCAAAGTTGCTCATTATTGTGACCGAACTTGCCAGCGTGCCGGCTGGGCCGAACACAAGCAGGAATGTGGTGCCATCAAAGCTTATGGAAAAACACCAAACGAGAACATCCG CTTGGCGGCCCGCATCCTGTGGCGCCTTGACAAAGAGGGGAGCATAATGTCTGACATGCAGCTCATTACACTGGACGAGCTGGAGGATCACATTCCCGACATGCAAGAGGACGATTTGAAGGACTTAAAAGTGGACATCCACAACTTCCTGGACTACTGGCCCCGTACCAGCAAGCAGCACAACATTGACGACATTTCACATATTTTTGGAGTG ATTAACTGTAACGGTTTCACTGTGAGCGACCAGAGGGGCCTTCAGGCGGTGGGAGTTGGTCTTTTCCTAAATTTGTGTTTGGTGAATCATAACTGCTGGCCAAACTGCACCGTGATCCTCAACCACGGCAA TCAATCGGCTGTGAATACTATGTTTCATTCTCAACGGAG gaTTGAGCTGCGGTCGCTCGGTAAGatcgaggagggagaggagctgacAGTCTCCTACGTGGACTTCTTGAATCTGTCAGAGGAGAGGCAGCGACAGCTGAAAACACAATACTTCTTTGACTGCACATGCGAGCACTGCAAGAACCACATAAAAGATGACCTGAAGTTGGGGGGAGTTGCAGAGGTGGACGGAGTCAAG CCTACAGAGGAGCAGGTGAAAGAGGCAACAGAGTATTGCTTTCAAAtgctggagaagatggagagcgCTCGACTAAAAGGCGACTACCATGAG GTGGTAAAAATCTGCAAGGAGTGCATAGAGAAGACAGAGCCAGTTTTGGCTGACACTCACATCTACCAGCTGCGGATGTGGAGCACATTAAGTGAGGTGCAGGCTTACCTGCAGTTCTTTACCGACGCTGCAGACTACTCCCGCAAAATGGTGGAGGGATACAT GAAACTGTACCCCCCGAACAATGCTGCTCTGGGAATGGCGTCGATGAGAGCAGGCGTGAGCCACTGGCAAGCTGGGGAGATAGAGGTCGGCCATGCGATGGTCTGCAGGGCCTACGCCATTCTCATGGTGACCCACGGTCCAACACATCCCATCACCAAGGACCTGGAG GCCATGCGCGtgcagacggagatggagcTGAGGATGTTCAAGCAGAATGAGTATGTTTACCACAGCATGAGGGAGGCGGCTCTGAAGAACAAGCCAATGGCCATGATGCATGAACCCAGGTCCGTGGACGAGGGGATCAAGAATCTCTTTCACCGGAAGAAGTGA
- the smyd1b gene encoding histone-lysine N-methyltransferase SMYD1b isoform X2: protein MENVAIFDSPGKGRGLKATKEFWAGDVIFAEPSVAAVVFDSLLERVCHSCFRQQDKLQRCGQCKVAHYCDRTCQRAGWAEHKQECGAIKAYGKTPNENIRLAARILWRLDKEGSIMSDMQLITLDELEDHIPDMQEDDLKDLKVDIHNFLDYWPRTSKQHNIDDISHIFGVINCNGFTVSDQRGLQAVGVGLFLNLCLVNHNCWPNCTVILNHGKIELRSLGKIEEGEELTVSYVDFLNLSEERQRQLKTQYFFDCTCEHCKNHIKDDLKLGGVAEVDGVKPTEEQVKEATEYCFQMLEKMESARLKGDYHEVVKICKECIEKTEPVLADTHIYQLRMWSTLSEVQAYLQFFTDAADYSRKMVEGYMKLYPPNNAALGMASMRAGVSHWQAGEIEVGHAMVCRAYAILMVTHGPTHPITKDLEAMRVQTEMELRMFKQNEYVYHSMREAALKNKPMAMMHEPRSVDEGIKNLFHRKK from the exons ATGGAGAACGTGGCGATATTTGACTCACCTGGAAAGGGACGGGGTCTGAAGGCGACCAAGGAGTTCTGGGCCGGAGACGTCATTTTTGCCGAGCCTAGTGTTGCAGCTGTTGTGTTTGACAG CCTTCTAGAGCGTGTTTGCCACAGCTGTTTCCGCCAACAAGACAAACTCCAGAGGTGCGGCCAGTGCAAAGTTGCTCATTATTGTGACCGAACTTGCCAGCGTGCCGGCTGGGCCGAACACAAGCAGGAATGTGGTGCCATCAAAGCTTATGGAAAAACACCAAACGAGAACATCCG CTTGGCGGCCCGCATCCTGTGGCGCCTTGACAAAGAGGGGAGCATAATGTCTGACATGCAGCTCATTACACTGGACGAGCTGGAGGATCACATTCCCGACATGCAAGAGGACGATTTGAAGGACTTAAAAGTGGACATCCACAACTTCCTGGACTACTGGCCCCGTACCAGCAAGCAGCACAACATTGACGACATTTCACATATTTTTGGAGTG ATTAACTGTAACGGTTTCACTGTGAGCGACCAGAGGGGCCTTCAGGCGGTGGGAGTTGGTCTTTTCCTAAATTTGTGTTTGGTGAATCATAACTGCTGGCCAAACTGCACCGTGATCCTCAACCACGGCAA gaTTGAGCTGCGGTCGCTCGGTAAGatcgaggagggagaggagctgacAGTCTCCTACGTGGACTTCTTGAATCTGTCAGAGGAGAGGCAGCGACAGCTGAAAACACAATACTTCTTTGACTGCACATGCGAGCACTGCAAGAACCACATAAAAGATGACCTGAAGTTGGGGGGAGTTGCAGAGGTGGACGGAGTCAAG CCTACAGAGGAGCAGGTGAAAGAGGCAACAGAGTATTGCTTTCAAAtgctggagaagatggagagcgCTCGACTAAAAGGCGACTACCATGAG GTGGTAAAAATCTGCAAGGAGTGCATAGAGAAGACAGAGCCAGTTTTGGCTGACACTCACATCTACCAGCTGCGGATGTGGAGCACATTAAGTGAGGTGCAGGCTTACCTGCAGTTCTTTACCGACGCTGCAGACTACTCCCGCAAAATGGTGGAGGGATACAT GAAACTGTACCCCCCGAACAATGCTGCTCTGGGAATGGCGTCGATGAGAGCAGGCGTGAGCCACTGGCAAGCTGGGGAGATAGAGGTCGGCCATGCGATGGTCTGCAGGGCCTACGCCATTCTCATGGTGACCCACGGTCCAACACATCCCATCACCAAGGACCTGGAG GCCATGCGCGtgcagacggagatggagcTGAGGATGTTCAAGCAGAATGAGTATGTTTACCACAGCATGAGGGAGGCGGCTCTGAAGAACAAGCCAATGGCCATGATGCATGAACCCAGGTCCGTGGACGAGGGGATCAAGAATCTCTTTCACCGGAAGAAGTGA
- the LOC120830718 gene encoding isotocin-neurophysin IT 1, whose translation MTGAAVSVCLLFLLSVCSACYISNCPIGGKRSIMDAPLRKCMSCGPGDRGRCFGPGICCGEGLGCLLSSPETARCGEENYLLTPCQAGGRPCGSDGGRCAASGVCCDSESCTTDQSCLVDDEGDEQAGQFEGSDPGDIILRILHLARLNSPHRVHQ comes from the exons ATGACTGgagctgctgtgtctgtgtgcctaCTTTTTCTGCTGTCTGTATGCTCCGCTTGTTACATCTCTAACTGTCCCATCGGTGGAAAGAGGTCCATCATGGATGCACCGCTGCGAAAG TGCATGTCTTGTGGCCCCGGAGACAGGGGCCGCTGCTTCGGCCCCGGTATCTGCTGCGGGGAGGGCCTCGGCTGCCTGCTGAGCTCCCCGGAAACGGCTCGCTGCGGGGAGGAGAACTACCTGCTCACCCCCTGCCAGGCGGGAGGGAGGCCCTGCGGATCCGACGGGGGACGCTGCGCTGCTTCGGGTGTCTGCTGCGATTCAG AAAGCTGCACCACAGATCAATCCTGCCTCGTGGACGACGAAGGAGACGAGCAGGCCGGTCAGTTTGAAGGCAGCGACCCCGGTGACATCATCCTGAGGATCCTGCACCTGGCTCGTCTCAATTCTCCCCATCGAGTTCACCAATGA
- the LOC120830719 gene encoding fatty acid-binding protein, liver-type — protein sequence MSFTGKYQLETQENFEAFMKAVGLPDDLIQKGKDIKSISEIEENGDNFKVTVTTGSKVLVNTFKIGQEAEIETITGEKVKAVVKRDGNKLTVCLKGMESVTELLDKNTIVNTITLGSIVYKRTSKRM from the exons ATGTCGTTCACTGGGAAGTACCAGCTGGAGACTCAGGAGAACTTTGAGGCGTTCATGAAAGCTGTTG GTCTCCCTGATGATCTCATCCAGAAAGGCAAAGATATTAAGAGCATTTCTGAGATCGAGGAGAACGGCGACAACTTCAAAGTGACGGTCACCACCGGCTCAAAGGTCCTCGTCAACACCTTCAAAATCGGCCAGGAGGCGGAGATAGAGACCATCACTGGGGAGAAGGTCAAG GCGGTGGTTAAGCGTGATGGCAACAAGCTGACGGTCTGCCTGAAGGGAATGGAGTCTGTGACGGAACTGCTGGATAAAAACACGATTGTCAAT ACTATAACTCTCGGCAGCATTGTGTACAAGAGAACAAGCAAACGGATGTAA
- the sprb gene encoding sepiapterin reductase b isoform X1: MLDVTNPRTLGRSICIITGASRGFGRALAHKVSRWLQPGSVLLLVARSETLLQELKGELWSFIVDQQSAVHCVAADLSTREGLDETVRVARQEAVTEMDRVLLINNAASLGNLSNFATFTGIDEVNSYLSFNVSSALVLTAGILQAFPRVPLQQRSVVNVSSTFALRPLPSWVLYCTAKAAREMMFRVLAEEQPHVKVLSYSPGPMDTDMQRDILRLTGVKNHLLPCQESAEKLVKLLLDDDFVSGTHLDFFKLKKLTSRDDTTM, encoded by the exons ATGCTCGACGTGACAAACCCCCGGACTCTGGGCCGCAGTATCTGCATCATCACAGGAGCCTCCAGGGGATTTGGAAGGGCGCTGGCACACAAA GTGTCCCGCTGGCTGCAGCCTGGCTCTGTCCTCCTGCTGGTGGCTCGCTCTGAGActctgctgcaggagctgaagggaGAGCTGTGGAGCTTCATCGTGGACCAGCAGTCGGCGGTTCACTGCGTAGCTGCTGACCTCAGCACGAGAGAGGGACTCGATGAAACAGTCAGGGTGGCGAGGCAGGAAGCTGTGACGGAAATGGATCGTGTGCTTCTGATCAACAATGCCG CCTCTTTGGGAAACCTTTCAAACTTTGCGACTTTCACCGGCATCGACGAGGTGAACTCCTACCTGTCCTTCAACGTCAGCTCTGCTCTGGTGCTGACTGCAGGGATCCTGCAGGCGTTCCCCCGCGTACCACTCCAGCAACGGAGCGTTGTGAACGTCTCGTCGACCTTCGCCCTGCGGCCTTTGCCATCCTGGGTGCTCTACTGCACTGCCAAAGCAGCCAGGGAGATGATGTTCAGAGTACTGGCCGAGGAGCAGCCACATGTCAAAGTCCTCAGCTATTCTCCAG GTCCAATGGACACGGATATGCAGAGGGATATTCTAAGGTTAACAGGGGTCAAAAATCATCTGTTGCCTTGCCAAGAGTCTGCTGAAAAACTGGTGAAGCTGCTTCTGGACGATGACTTTGTCTCAGGTACCCACCTGGACTTCTTCAAACTGAAGAAGTTGACATCAAGAGATGACACAACAATGTAA
- the sprb gene encoding sepiapterin reductase b isoform X2, producing the protein MLDVTNPRTLGRSICIITGASRGFGRALAHKVSRWLQPGSVLLLVARSETLLQELKGELWSFIVDQQSAVHCVAADLSTREGLDETVRVARQEAVTEMDRVLLINNAGILQAFPRVPLQQRSVVNVSSTFALRPLPSWVLYCTAKAAREMMFRVLAEEQPHVKVLSYSPGPMDTDMQRDILRLTGVKNHLLPCQESAEKLVKLLLDDDFVSGTHLDFFKLKKLTSRDDTTM; encoded by the exons ATGCTCGACGTGACAAACCCCCGGACTCTGGGCCGCAGTATCTGCATCATCACAGGAGCCTCCAGGGGATTTGGAAGGGCGCTGGCACACAAA GTGTCCCGCTGGCTGCAGCCTGGCTCTGTCCTCCTGCTGGTGGCTCGCTCTGAGActctgctgcaggagctgaagggaGAGCTGTGGAGCTTCATCGTGGACCAGCAGTCGGCGGTTCACTGCGTAGCTGCTGACCTCAGCACGAGAGAGGGACTCGATGAAACAGTCAGGGTGGCGAGGCAGGAAGCTGTGACGGAAATGGATCGTGTGCTTCTGATCAACAATGCCG GGATCCTGCAGGCGTTCCCCCGCGTACCACTCCAGCAACGGAGCGTTGTGAACGTCTCGTCGACCTTCGCCCTGCGGCCTTTGCCATCCTGGGTGCTCTACTGCACTGCCAAAGCAGCCAGGGAGATGATGTTCAGAGTACTGGCCGAGGAGCAGCCACATGTCAAAGTCCTCAGCTATTCTCCAG GTCCAATGGACACGGATATGCAGAGGGATATTCTAAGGTTAACAGGGGTCAAAAATCATCTGTTGCCTTGCCAAGAGTCTGCTGAAAAACTGGTGAAGCTGCTTCTGGACGATGACTTTGTCTCAGGTACCCACCTGGACTTCTTCAAACTGAAGAAGTTGACATCAAGAGATGACACAACAATGTAA